In Nerophis lumbriciformis linkage group LG04, RoL_Nlum_v2.1, whole genome shotgun sequence, a single window of DNA contains:
- the LOC133603386 gene encoding ras-related protein Rab-5A yields MASRGGATRPNGPNGGNKICQFKLVLLGESAVGKSSLVLRFVKGQFHEFQESTIGAAFLTQTVCLDDTTVKFEIWDTAGQERYHSLAPMYYRGAQAAIVVYDITNEESFVRAKNWVKELQRQASPNIVIALAGNKADLANKRALDFQDAQSYADDNSLLFMETSAKTSMNVNEIFMAIAKKLPKNEPQAAGASGGRNRGVDLTETNQANSRKCCSN; encoded by the exons ATGGCAAGTAGAGGCGGAGCTACCCGACCCAATGGGCCCAACGGCGGCAACAAGATCTGCCAGTTTAAGCTGGTCCTTCTGGGGGAGTCGGCGGTGGGAAAGTCCAGTCTGGTGCTCCGCTTCGTCAAGGGCCAGTTTCACGAATTCCAGGAGAGCACGATTGGAG CCGCCTTCCTGACCCAAACGGTATGTTTGGACGACACGACAGTCAAGTTCGAAATTTGGGACACGGCCGGCCAGGAGCGCTACCACAGCCTGGCTCCTATGTACTACCGAGGCGCTCAGGCCGCTATTGTGGTCTACGACATCACCAATGAG GAGTCGTTTGTACGGGCGAAGAACTGGGTGAAGGAGCTCCAGAGACAAGCCAGTCCGAACATCGTCATCGCCTTAGCGGGAAACAAAGCCGACCTGGCCAACAAGCGAGCGCTCGACTTCCAG GACGCACAGTCGTACGCCGACGACAACAGCCTGCTCTTCATGGAGACGTCGGCAAAGACCTCCATGAACGTCAACGAGATATTCATGGCCATTG CCAAGAAGCTCCCCAAGAACGAGCCACAAGCGGCCGGCGCCAGCGGCGGGCGGAACCGGGGCGTGGACCTGACGGAGACGAACCAGGCCAACAGCCGCAAGTGCTGCAGTAACTAA